Proteins from a single region of Neosynechococcus sphagnicola sy1:
- a CDS encoding thioredoxin family protein, producing MSSVISLIDPAFDIQVLQATAPVLVYFWAPWCGPCRLMSPLMDWAATHYGDRLQIFKMEVDPNPESVGKYNIQGVPALMLFHAGIAVAFLEGVKGKQDIINFLDANLSGVN from the coding sequence ATGAGTAGCGTCATTTCCCTAATCGATCCAGCATTTGACATCCAAGTTCTACAAGCCACTGCCCCGGTGCTGGTCTATTTTTGGGCTCCCTGGTGTGGCCCCTGTCGGTTAATGTCCCCCTTAATGGATTGGGCTGCCACTCATTACGGCGATCGCCTGCAAATTTTTAAGATGGAAGTTGACCCCAACCCTGAATCCGTTGGCAAATATAATATCCAAGGTGTCCCTGCCCTGATGTTATTTCACGCTGGGATAGCGGTAGCCTTTCTGGAAGGGGTGAAGGGCAAGCAAGACATCATCAATTTTCTGGATGCCAATCTCAGCGGGGTGAATTAA
- a CDS encoding PspA/IM30 family protein: MGLLDRISRVARANLNDLVSKSEDPEKILEQSLIDMQEDLVQLRQAVASAIATQKRTEQQYNSTQTEVNNWQQRAQLALQKGNEDLAREALTRKKTYQETSNSLKSQLDQQVAQVDGMKRNLITLESKISEAKTKKDMLKARISAAKANEQIASMTGKINTSSATSAFERMEEKVLMMEARSQGVMEIAGDSLEGQFAALESGSDVDDELAAMKAAIGGGASPTGILPAGKPTVVDAELEDLKAKIDQL; the protein is encoded by the coding sequence ATGGGATTACTTGACCGCATTAGCCGTGTAGCCAGAGCCAATCTCAACGATCTGGTGAGTAAATCTGAAGACCCAGAAAAAATTCTGGAACAGTCCTTAATCGACATGCAGGAAGATCTGGTGCAGTTACGTCAGGCGGTGGCCAGTGCCATTGCCACCCAAAAGCGGACTGAGCAGCAGTACAACTCCACCCAGACTGAGGTCAACAACTGGCAACAGCGCGCCCAACTGGCTCTGCAAAAGGGCAATGAGGATTTGGCACGGGAAGCTCTGACCCGGAAGAAGACCTACCAGGAGACGTCCAATTCCCTCAAATCTCAACTGGATCAGCAGGTGGCCCAGGTGGATGGGATGAAGCGTAATCTGATTACCCTGGAGAGCAAAATTTCTGAAGCCAAAACCAAGAAAGATATGCTCAAGGCTCGGATTAGTGCGGCCAAGGCAAACGAGCAAATTGCCTCCATGACTGGCAAAATCAACACCAGTAGTGCTACCTCCGCCTTCGAGCGCATGGAAGAAAAGGTGCTGATGATGGAGGCCCGCTCCCAAGGGGTGATGGAAATTGCAGGGGATAGTTTAGAGGGACAATTTGCCGCCCTGGAATCTGGCAGTGATGTCGATGATGAATTGGCAGCGATGAAGGCAGCCATCGGTGGGGGAGCCTCTCCGACAGGGATTCTCCCTGCCGGTAAGCCGACAGTAGTGGATGCCGAGTTGGAAGATTTGAAAGCTAAGATTGACCAGCTCTAG
- a CDS encoding PspA/IM30 family protein, whose amino-acid sequence MGLFDRILRVIRANLNSLISGAEDPEKILEQAVMEMQDQLVQLRQAVAQAIATQKRTERQCAQASTTAQDWYRRAQLALQSGEEALAREALTRRKSYQETATAMQSQLDQQAGVVTKLKQDMRTLESKISEARTKKDLYIARARSAQASEKLYEVMGKVNTGSAISAFERMEEKVLQLEARSEAIAELGTDELEKRFEQLGAADDIDQELAAMKAQIASSPEAAALPAANEPDGHPPGSPG is encoded by the coding sequence ATGGGATTGTTTGATCGCATCCTGCGGGTGATTCGGGCTAATCTCAACAGTCTGATTTCAGGCGCTGAAGATCCAGAGAAAATACTGGAACAGGCCGTTATGGAGATGCAGGATCAACTGGTGCAGTTGCGGCAAGCGGTTGCCCAAGCAATCGCCACCCAAAAGCGCACCGAACGGCAGTGTGCCCAGGCCAGCACCACCGCCCAAGACTGGTATCGGCGGGCGCAGTTGGCGCTGCAAAGTGGGGAAGAAGCCCTGGCACGGGAGGCCTTGACCCGACGCAAATCCTATCAAGAGACCGCCACGGCCATGCAATCTCAACTGGATCAGCAGGCGGGGGTGGTCACCAAACTCAAACAGGATATGCGCACCCTCGAGAGTAAGATTTCTGAAGCCCGCACCAAAAAGGATCTCTATATTGCCCGCGCCCGCTCCGCCCAAGCCTCGGAAAAGCTCTATGAGGTGATGGGCAAGGTAAACACCGGAAGTGCAATCAGTGCCTTTGAGCGCATGGAAGAGAAGGTGTTGCAATTAGAGGCCCGATCAGAGGCGATCGCCGAGCTGGGCACCGACGAACTGGAAAAACGGTTTGAGCAATTGGGCGCCGCTGATGATATTGATCAGGAGTTGGCAGCTATGAAAGCCCAGATAGCATCCAGTCCAGAAGCCGCCGCACTCCCAGCCGCCAATGAACCCGACGGTCATCCACCGGGATCTCCAGGATAA